In one window of Prevotella sp. E13-17 DNA:
- the rfbD gene encoding dTDP-4-dehydrorhamnose reductase, producing the protein MNILVTGANGQLGNEMRIISKNSTDNYIFTDVNQVEGVETLYLDITDLEAIRKMVTDNNVQAIVNCAAWTNVDGAEDPEKYALVEKLNATAPENLAKAVKEACGLLIHISTDYVFGGDPYNTPCKEDQKGTPTGVYGLTKLHGEQNIQRVGCNHVIIRTAWLYSEFGKNFVKTMLNLTAIKLQLKVVFDQVGTPTYAYDLAQAIMVILEDYKNSLTANLSPLTYAKSGVYHFSNEGVCSWYDFTKMIQQIASELVTRNQKPETHGLCDVQPCHSDEFPSPVKRPAYSVLDKTSIKETFGVKVPYWTDSLRKCITNLMRQQ; encoded by the coding sequence ATGAATATACTTGTTACAGGAGCCAACGGTCAGTTGGGCAATGAGATGCGAATCATCTCGAAGAATTCAACTGACAATTATATCTTCACCGATGTTAATCAGGTTGAAGGTGTAGAAACTTTATACTTGGATATAACAGATCTTGAGGCAATACGCAAGATGGTTACGGATAATAATGTTCAAGCTATCGTTAACTGTGCTGCATGGACCAATGTTGATGGGGCAGAGGATCCTGAGAAATACGCATTAGTAGAGAAATTAAACGCTACAGCACCAGAGAACCTTGCAAAGGCGGTGAAAGAAGCATGTGGCTTGTTAATACATATCTCTACTGACTATGTATTTGGTGGTGATCCATACAATACTCCATGCAAGGAGGATCAGAAGGGAACTCCAACAGGTGTTTATGGACTTACTAAATTGCATGGTGAACAGAATATCCAAAGGGTAGGATGCAATCATGTCATCATTCGTACAGCCTGGTTGTATTCAGAGTTCGGTAAGAACTTTGTGAAGACCATGCTGAATCTCACCGCCATAAAGCTCCAATTAAAAGTAGTCTTTGACCAAGTAGGCACGCCTACTTATGCATACGACCTTGCTCAGGCAATAATGGTAATACTCGAAGATTATAAAAATTCGCTAACCGCTAACCTCTCACCGCTAACCTACGCCAAGTCAGGCGTCTACCATTTCAGTAACGAAGGCGTTTGCTCGTGGTATGACTTCACAAAGATGATTCAGCAAATAGCATCAGAACTTGTAACCAGAAACCAGAAACCAGAAACTCACGGCCTTTGCGACGTGCAGCCCTGTCACTCCGACGAATTCCCTTCACCAGTGAAGCGTCCTGCCTATTCCGTTCTTGACAAGACGAGCATCAAGGAAACATTTGGCGTTAAGGTTCCTTACTGGACGGATTCTTTACGTAAGTGCATAACTAATCTTATGCGTCAGCAATAA
- the rfbA gene encoding glucose-1-phosphate thymidylyltransferase RfbA, which translates to MKGIVLAGGSGTRLYPITKGVSKQLLPIYDKPMIYYPISVLMLAGIREILIISTPFDLPGFKRLLGDGSDYGVHFEYAEQPSPDGLAQAFTIGKDFIGSDSACLVLGDNIFQGAGFTAMLKEAVRTAEEEKKATVFGYWVNDPERYGVAEFDKDGNCLSIEEKPDHPKSNYAVVGLYFYPNKVVDVASKIKPSARGEYEITTVNQWFLNDKELKVQTLGRGFAWLDTGTHDSLSEASTYIEVLEKRQGLKVACLEGIAYRKGWIDEAKMRELAKPMLKNQYGQYLLQVIEEVKRTGNPNI; encoded by the coding sequence ATGAAAGGAATCGTTCTTGCCGGAGGCAGCGGAACTCGCCTTTACCCCATAACCAAAGGTGTGAGCAAGCAATTGCTCCCTATTTATGATAAGCCGATGATATATTATCCAATATCAGTGTTGATGTTGGCTGGTATCAGGGAAATTCTTATCATCTCTACACCCTTCGACCTCCCTGGTTTCAAACGTTTGCTGGGTGATGGTTCCGACTATGGTGTACATTTCGAGTATGCTGAGCAACCATCTCCTGATGGCCTTGCGCAAGCATTTACTATTGGTAAGGATTTCATTGGTAGCGATTCTGCTTGTCTCGTTTTGGGAGATAATATCTTCCAAGGTGCAGGATTTACAGCGATGCTGAAGGAAGCTGTTCGTACCGCAGAAGAAGAGAAGAAGGCTACTGTTTTTGGATACTGGGTGAATGACCCAGAGCGTTATGGCGTAGCTGAGTTTGATAAGGATGGCAACTGCCTCTCTATTGAGGAGAAGCCTGATCATCCTAAGAGCAACTATGCAGTAGTCGGTTTATATTTCTATCCAAATAAGGTCGTTGATGTAGCCAGCAAGATAAAGCCCTCTGCTCGTGGCGAGTATGAGATAACCACTGTCAATCAGTGGTTCTTGAATGACAAGGAACTGAAGGTGCAGACATTGGGACGAGGTTTCGCATGGCTGGATACCGGCACTCACGACTCTTTAAGTGAGGCTTCTACATATATCGAGGTCTTGGAGAAGCGCCAAGGGCTGAAGGTTGCTTGCCTGGAGGGTATAGCATACCGTAAGGGCTGGATTGATGAAGCGAAAATGCGAGAATTGGCTAAGCCAATGTTAAAGAATCAGTACGGGCAGTATCTGTTACAGGTTATTGAGGAAGTTAAACGCACGGGTAATCCAAATATTTGA
- the gmd gene encoding GDP-mannose 4,6-dehydratase, producing the protein MKTALITGITGQDGSYLAEFLLEKGYDVHGTIRRSSVDFRERIAHLEGTPHFHLHYADLGDSMSVLGVIGKVRPDEIYNLAAQSHVQVSFDSPEFTADVDAVGVLRILEAVRQLGLTDKCRIYQASTSELYGKVEEVPQNENTPFHPYSPYAVAKQYGFWIVKEYREAYNMYCCSGILFNHESERRGETFVTRKITLAAARISQGVQDCLYLGNMDSLRDWGYAKDYVECMWLILQQDKPEDFVIATGVQHSVREFTDLAFKHAGIELKFEGEGINEKGIVVKGPENLIGKVVVAVSEDFYRPTDVVNLWGDPTKAKAKLKWNPNKTSFEELVKIMVEHDIAKVAAEGAAAKVRTNLAEYLEKGIVK; encoded by the coding sequence ATGAAAACAGCATTAATTACTGGTATTACTGGCCAAGATGGTAGCTATTTGGCCGAGTTTTTGTTGGAAAAAGGTTATGATGTACACGGAACTATCAGACGTAGTTCTGTGGACTTCCGTGAGCGTATAGCACATTTGGAGGGTACTCCTCATTTCCATCTACACTATGCAGACTTGGGCGACTCAATGAGTGTGTTGGGCGTGATTGGTAAGGTACGACCAGACGAGATATATAACTTGGCTGCACAGAGCCATGTTCAGGTGAGCTTTGACTCTCCAGAGTTTACGGCAGATGTAGATGCCGTAGGTGTACTTCGTATCTTGGAGGCAGTTCGTCAGTTAGGATTAACTGACAAATGTCGTATCTATCAGGCTTCGACATCGGAGCTTTATGGTAAGGTTGAGGAAGTTCCTCAGAATGAGAATACGCCTTTCCATCCCTATAGCCCGTATGCTGTTGCCAAGCAATATGGCTTCTGGATTGTCAAAGAGTACCGTGAGGCATACAACATGTATTGCTGTTCTGGTATTCTGTTCAACCATGAATCAGAGCGTCGTGGAGAGACCTTCGTAACTCGTAAAATCACTCTCGCTGCAGCACGTATCTCTCAGGGAGTACAAGATTGTCTGTACCTTGGTAACATGGACTCTCTGCGTGACTGGGGTTATGCTAAGGATTATGTGGAATGCATGTGGTTAATCCTTCAGCAGGATAAGCCAGAGGACTTTGTGATCGCCACCGGTGTACAGCACTCCGTCCGTGAGTTCACTGACTTGGCTTTCAAACATGCAGGTATTGAATTGAAGTTCGAGGGCGAAGGTATCAATGAAAAGGGCATTGTTGTCAAAGGTCCTGAAAACTTGATTGGTAAGGTCGTTGTCGCTGTTAGCGAAGATTTCTATCGTCCTACCGATGTTGTCAACCTCTGGGGTGATCCCACAAAGGCAAAAGCTAAATTGAAGTGGAATCCTAATAAGACGAGCTTCGAGGAGTTGGTGAAGATTATGGTTGAGCACGACATTGCCAAGGTTGCTGCTGAAGGTGCTGCCGCCAAGGTCCGTACAAATCTTGCCGAGTACCTCGAAAAGGGCATTGTTAAATAA
- the nagB gene encoding glucosamine-6-phosphate deaminase codes for MRLIIEPDYEKMSKWAANYVAKCINEAKPTAEKPFKLGCPTGSSPLGMYRELIALNKAGKVSFQNVITFNMDEYVNLPEEHPESYHSFMWNNFFSHIDIKKENVHILNGNAKDLKAECENYEKAIKAAGGIDLFMGGIGPDGHIAFNEPGSSLASRTRQKTLTTDTIIANCRFFDNDVNKVPKTALTVGVGTVMDAKEVMIMVNGHNKARALQHGVEEPVNHMWTISCLQLHPHAIIVADEAATDELKHGTYKYFKDIEKDNLL; via the coding sequence ATGAGACTAATTATTGAACCCGACTACGAAAAGATGTCGAAGTGGGCTGCAAACTATGTAGCCAAGTGCATTAACGAAGCAAAGCCAACGGCAGAGAAGCCGTTTAAGCTGGGCTGTCCTACTGGCAGTTCACCCCTGGGCATGTACAGAGAACTGATCGCTCTGAACAAGGCCGGCAAGGTGTCCTTCCAGAACGTGATCACGTTTAACATGGACGAGTATGTCAACCTGCCCGAAGAGCATCCCGAGAGCTACCACTCATTCATGTGGAACAACTTCTTCAGCCACATCGACATCAAGAAAGAGAACGTCCATATCCTCAATGGCAATGCCAAGGACCTGAAGGCAGAGTGCGAGAACTACGAGAAGGCCATCAAGGCTGCCGGCGGCATCGACCTGTTTATGGGCGGCATCGGTCCTGACGGTCATATCGCCTTCAACGAGCCAGGCTCCAGTCTGGCCAGCCGCACCCGTCAGAAGACCTTGACCACCGATACCATCATCGCCAACTGTCGTTTCTTCGATAACGATGTCAACAAGGTGCCCAAGACAGCCCTGACAGTAGGTGTAGGCACTGTGATGGATGCCAAGGAGGTGATGATCATGGTGAATGGACACAATAAAGCCCGTGCCCTCCAGCATGGCGTAGAAGAGCCTGTCAACCACATGTGGACCATCAGCTGCCTGCAGCTCCATCCCCATGCCATCATCGTCGCTGACGAGGCTGCCACCGATGAGCTGAAGCACGGCACGTATAAGTACTTCAAGGATATCGAGAAGGACAACCTTCTGTAA
- a CDS encoding UDP-glucose/GDP-mannose dehydrogenase family protein: MNIAIVGTGYVGLVSGTCFAEMGAHVTCVDVDAQKIQKLKDGIMPIYEPGLEELVKRNVEYGRLQFTTDLTEVLDDVEVVFSAVGTPPDEDGSADLKYVLAVARQFGQNIHKYTILVTKSTVPVGTAKKVKAAIQEELDKRGVSVPFDVASNPEFLKEGAAIKDFMSPDRVVVGTESEKAKEVMTHLYKPFLINNFRVIFMDIPSAEMTKYAANAMLATRISFMNDIANLCERVGANVDSVRKGIGTDSRIGSKFLYAGCGYGGSCFPKDVKALVHTGLENDYHMEVIEAVERVNEKQKSIVYDKIVKAVGSVKGKTVAVLGLAFKPETDDMREAPALVVIDKLLKDGASVRVFDPIAMDECKRRIGDTVTYCTNMYDAADGADVFALMTEWRQFRLPSWNVIKKVMTGNVVVDGRNIFDRQELEGLGFIYTRIGEK; the protein is encoded by the coding sequence ATGAATATTGCAATTGTCGGAACTGGCTATGTCGGTTTGGTGAGTGGTACGTGCTTCGCTGAGATGGGAGCACATGTAACGTGTGTTGATGTGGATGCTCAGAAGATTCAGAAGCTGAAAGATGGCATCATGCCTATCTATGAGCCGGGTCTCGAGGAGTTGGTAAAGCGCAATGTGGAATATGGACGACTGCAGTTCACGACCGACCTGACTGAAGTTCTCGACGATGTCGAAGTGGTGTTCAGTGCGGTGGGAACTCCGCCAGACGAGGATGGTTCTGCCGATCTGAAATACGTGTTGGCTGTGGCCCGCCAGTTTGGTCAGAACATCCATAAATACACGATTCTGGTGACCAAATCGACCGTTCCTGTAGGCACCGCTAAGAAGGTGAAAGCGGCCATCCAGGAGGAGCTCGATAAGCGTGGTGTCAGTGTGCCTTTTGATGTGGCCTCAAATCCAGAGTTCTTGAAGGAAGGTGCAGCTATCAAGGACTTTATGAGTCCCGACCGTGTGGTTGTGGGCACCGAGAGTGAGAAGGCTAAAGAAGTGATGACGCACCTCTATAAGCCATTCTTGATCAATAACTTCCGCGTGATCTTCATGGATATCCCTTCTGCCGAGATGACCAAATATGCCGCCAACGCTATGCTGGCTACTCGCATCTCGTTTATGAATGACATTGCAAATCTCTGTGAGCGTGTGGGCGCTAATGTTGATAGTGTCCGTAAGGGTATCGGCACCGATAGCCGTATCGGTTCTAAGTTCCTGTATGCCGGTTGCGGCTATGGTGGCTCGTGCTTCCCCAAAGATGTGAAGGCTCTGGTGCACACAGGTCTTGAGAACGACTACCACATGGAGGTAATCGAGGCTGTTGAGCGTGTCAACGAGAAGCAGAAGTCTATCGTTTATGATAAGATTGTCAAGGCGGTGGGTAGCGTCAAGGGTAAGACCGTCGCAGTTCTTGGTCTGGCCTTCAAGCCCGAGACCGACGATATGCGCGAGGCGCCCGCCTTGGTTGTGATCGATAAGCTGTTGAAAGACGGTGCCAGCGTGCGCGTCTTCGATCCTATCGCCATGGACGAGTGCAAGCGTCGCATTGGCGACACGGTGACCTACTGCACCAACATGTATGATGCTGCAGATGGTGCCGATGTCTTTGCACTGATGACAGAGTGGCGTCAGTTCCGCCTGCCCTCATGGAATGTGATTAAGAAGGTGATGACAGGCAATGTCGTTGTTGATGGTCGTAACATCTTCGACCGTCAGGAACTTGAGGGGCTGGGCTTCATCTACACCCGTATTGGTGAGAAGTAA
- a CDS encoding UpxY family transcription antiterminator, producing the protein MESPNAPNSQWFVVGTLTKNREIAIRDHLIASHLECFVPLTYTTKVVKQQKQRMLVPAISGLIFVKGTLDELKDYFLKSKYQLFLRKSTFSRKKDYLTVNDCEMESFIRLMERAQEKVNFYNPADIKLQKGDKIIVRGGIFDGIEGYVMRIAGKRNKQLVVSIPEVTIAAVTLSPEMLELKERNESVCCNMRSKDVEGDTKRLTELSKRLLFYMPETYRIKDERNLIEKEIRDIYLRLKPMQGVISLLEGRIAMALYLASQGLKEDEDYATKRLLAAIKKIKETSILRLFLMLYHAYFTHDSEAGDKLRLVIGSWDGKYSEAQRRFIEEFDKLFPSTY; encoded by the coding sequence ATGGAATCACCTAACGCCCCCAATAGCCAATGGTTTGTGGTCGGCACGCTGACCAAGAACAGAGAGATTGCCATCAGAGACCATCTGATAGCCAGTCATCTGGAATGTTTCGTGCCGTTGACATACACGACAAAAGTAGTCAAACAACAAAAGCAGCGCATGCTGGTGCCCGCCATCAGCGGGCTTATCTTCGTCAAAGGCACCTTAGACGAGCTTAAGGACTATTTTCTCAAAAGCAAATATCAACTTTTTCTGCGCAAATCGACCTTCTCACGTAAGAAAGACTACCTCACCGTGAACGACTGTGAGATGGAGAGTTTCATCCGCCTGATGGAACGTGCCCAGGAGAAGGTCAACTTCTACAATCCTGCCGACATCAAGTTGCAGAAAGGTGATAAGATCATTGTCAGAGGTGGCATATTCGATGGCATCGAGGGTTATGTGATGCGCATTGCCGGCAAGCGCAACAAGCAGTTGGTGGTATCCATTCCCGAGGTGACCATTGCCGCGGTGACGCTGAGCCCAGAGATGCTGGAGCTCAAAGAGCGAAACGAGAGTGTTTGCTGCAACATGCGTTCAAAGGATGTGGAAGGCGACACCAAGCGACTGACCGAACTGTCAAAACGTCTGCTTTTTTACATGCCTGAAACATACCGTATCAAGGACGAGCGCAACCTTATAGAAAAGGAGATTCGCGACATCTATCTTCGTCTAAAGCCGATGCAAGGTGTGATCTCGCTGTTAGAGGGTCGCATTGCCATGGCGCTCTACCTGGCTTCACAGGGGCTGAAAGAGGATGAGGATTACGCTACCAAAAGGCTTCTCGCTGCTATCAAGAAGATTAAAGAAACGAGCATCTTGCGGTTATTCTTGATGCTCTATCATGCTTACTTCACTCACGACAGTGAGGCTGGAGACAAGTTAAGATTGGTCATTGGTTCTTGGGATGGGAAATACAGTGAGGCGCAGCGACGATTCATCGAAGAGTTTGACAAATTGTTTCCAAGTACATATTGA
- a CDS encoding FimB/Mfa2 family fimbrial subunit produces the protein MSLTSQFSSLISQFALKAHPSSFISHLSSCGIAALLLLLACEKPVFDNPAEGQDPNGNLILHIAFKDTRAGQLDNSYFGTINFVVYQNGEKMNAFTQHPSSENYGNLSVSLEPGEYQVLALAHSAKANPTLAHANEIYFANKDGFSDTFCYYGDVVVTSQPKQYTLEMTRVTSCVRFIIEDEIPATVNTMLFQYTGGSGTLNALTGYGCKNSQQYMEFTVDHQAQPPYVFDIYTMMKDEEGELKITAFGLKKNGTTRVNGRQTEFTVPVHRQEFVEMRGSFFADGTTNGGGEPSDDEPVATPADSTSFVMVVDTVWHQITRLTY, from the coding sequence ATGTCTCTAACTTCTCAGTTCTCATCTCTCATCTCTCAGTTTGCGCTAAAGGCGCACCCCTCATCTTTCATCTCTCATCTCTCATCTTGCGGCATCGCCGCACTTCTCCTCCTCCTCGCCTGCGAGAAACCAGTCTTCGACAATCCTGCTGAAGGGCAAGACCCTAACGGCAATCTGATCCTCCATATCGCTTTCAAGGATACGCGGGCAGGACAACTGGATAATAGCTATTTTGGAACCATCAACTTTGTGGTCTATCAAAATGGTGAGAAAATGAATGCTTTCACGCAACATCCGTCGAGTGAGAATTATGGTAACCTGTCGGTCAGCCTTGAGCCAGGCGAATATCAGGTGCTGGCACTGGCGCATAGTGCCAAGGCTAATCCTACGTTGGCACATGCCAATGAGATCTATTTCGCCAATAAGGATGGCTTCTCAGACACCTTCTGTTACTATGGTGATGTGGTGGTGACCAGTCAGCCTAAGCAATATACGCTTGAGATGACGCGCGTGACGTCGTGTGTGCGCTTCATCATCGAGGATGAGATACCTGCCACGGTGAATACGATGCTTTTCCAATATACGGGTGGCAGCGGTACGCTGAATGCGCTCACGGGCTATGGTTGCAAGAACTCGCAGCAGTATATGGAGTTTACCGTTGACCATCAAGCTCAGCCGCCGTATGTCTTTGATATCTACACGATGATGAAGGACGAAGAGGGTGAACTGAAGATTACGGCTTTTGGGCTGAAGAAGAATGGGACGACCCGTGTGAATGGTCGTCAGACGGAATTCACGGTGCCCGTTCATCGCCAGGAGTTCGTAGAGATGAGGGGTAGCTTCTTTGCTGATGGAACAACAAATGGTGGAGGCGAACCGTCTGACGATGAGCCTGTTGCTACGCCTGCCGACAGTACGTCCTTTGTGATGGTGGTTGACACCGTGTGGCATCAGATCACTCGACTGACTTATTAG